Proteins encoded within one genomic window of Ovis aries strain OAR_USU_Benz2616 breed Rambouillet chromosome 1, ARS-UI_Ramb_v3.0, whole genome shotgun sequence:
- the LOC101105374 gene encoding olfactory receptor 5H2-like: MDIKNATLLSMFVLTGLPYQLEWQIPLFLLFLVIYLITTVGNLGLIYLIYNDPHLHIPMYLFLGSLAFVDSWISSTVTPKMLVNFFARSKMISLSECMLQFLSFAFGGTTECFLLATMAYDRYVAICKPLLYPVIMTNKLCIQLLVSSFVAGLIHPMIHVGALFRLTFCKSNIIHHFYCDIMPLLRISCIDPSINVLMVFISSGSIQVLSIMTVLVSYTLVLLTILKNKSVQGIRKAFSTCGAHLLSVSLYYGPLLFMYVRPGSTQADDQDMMDSLFYTVIIPLLNPIIYSLRNKKVIDSLTKVLKRNV, translated from the coding sequence ATGGATATTAAAAATGCAACACTGCTGTCAATGTTTGTTCTCACTGGACTTCCCTATCAACTTGAGTGGCAAATCCCCTTATTCTTGTTGTTCTTGGTGATATACCTCATCACCACTGTGGGAAACCTTGGACTAATTTATCTTATCTACAATGACCCTCACCTTCACATCCCCATGTACTTATTCCTTGGGAGTTTAGCCTTTGTGGATTCTTGGATATCATCCACAGTGACCCCCAAGATGCTAGTCAATTTTTTTGCCAGGAGTAAAATGATATCTCTCTCTGAATGCATgttacaatttctttcctttgcatttGGTGGAACCACGGAATGCTTTTTACTTGCAACAATGGCATATGATCGCTATGTGGCCATATGCAAACCATTACTGTATCCAGTGATCATGACCAACAAACTATGCATCCAGCTGTTAGTCTCATCATTTGTAGCAGGGCTTATTCATCCCATGATTCATGTAGGTGCTTTATTCAGGTTAACCTTCTGTAAGTCTAACATAATACATCACTTTTACTGTGACATCATGCCATTGTTGAGGATTTCTTGTATTGACCCTTCAATTAATGTTCTAATGGTATTTATTTCCTCTGGGTCAATACAGGTGCTTAGCATTATGACTGTTCTTGTCTCTTATACACTTGTTCTACTTacgattttgaaaaataagtctGTACAAGGCATAAGAaaggccttctccacctgtggaGCCCACCTCCTATCTGTCTCTTTATACTATGGGCCTCTTCTCTTCATGTATGTGCGCCCTGGATCCACACAGGCAGATGATCAAGATATGATGGATTCCCTATTTTACACTGTCATAATTCCCTTGTTAAATCCAATCATCTACAGcctgagaaataagaaagtcatAGATTCGCTGACAAAAGTTTTAAAGAGAAATGTTTAG
- the LOC101105617 gene encoding olfactory receptor 5H2-like, which translates to MDTINATSLTEFVLTGLTYQPDWHIHLFLMFLIIYLITTVGNLGLIALIYNDPHLHIPMYLFLGSLAFVDAWISSTVTPKMLVNFLAKRKMISLSECITQLFSFAFSATTECFLLATMAFDRYVAICKPLLYSVIMTKRLCIQLSVLSFVGGLIHSIIHIGFLLRLTFCKSNIIHHFYCDIMPLFKISCADPSINVLMVFIFSGSIQVFTILTVLVSYILVLFTILKNKSIQGIRKAFSTCGAHLLSVSLYYGPLLFRYVHPGSAQTDAQDMMDSLFYTVIIPLLNPIIYSLRNKKVIDSLTKVLKRNV; encoded by the coding sequence ATGGATACTATAAATGCAACATCACTGACAGAATTTGTTCTCACAGGACTTACATATCAACCAGATTGGCATATTCACCTGTTCCTGATGTTCCTGATAATATACCTCATCACCACTGTAGGAAATCTTGGACTAATTGCTCTCATCTACAACGACCCTCACCTTCACATCCCCATGTACTTATTCCTTGGGAGTCTAGCCTTTGTGGATGCTTGGATCTCATCCACTGTGACTCCCAAGATGCTCGTCAACTTCCTGGCCAAGAGGAAGATGATCTCTCTCTCTGAATGCATAACACAGttgttttcctttgcattcagCGCAACCACAGAATGTTTTCTCTTGGCAACAATGGCATTTGATCGGTATGTGGCCATATGCAAACCATTACTTTATTCAGTGATTATGACCAAGAGATTATGCATCCAACTATCAGTCTTATCATTTGTAGGTGGCCTTATTCATTCCATAATTCATATAGGTTTTTTATTGAGATTAACCTTCTGTAAGTCTAACATAATACACCACTTTTATTGTGACATCATGCCACTATTTAAGATTTCTTGTGCTGACCCTTCAATCAATGTCCTGATGGTATTTATTTTCTCAGGGTCAATACAAGTGTTCACCATTCTTACTGTTCTTGTCTCTTATATACTTGTTCTCTTtacaatcttaaaaaacaaatccATACAAGGCATAAGgaaggccttctccacctgtggaGCCCACCTCCTGTCTGTCTCTTTATATTATGGGCCTCTTCTCTTCAGGTATGTGCACCCTGGTTCTGCACAAACAGATGCTCAAGATATGATGGACTCTCTATTTTACACTGTTATAATCCCTTTGTTAAATCCAATCATCTATAGcctgagaaataagaaagtcatAGACTCACTGACAAAAGTGTTAAAGAGAAATGTTTAG